A genomic window from Rhizobium sp. EC-SD404 includes:
- the ruvC gene encoding crossover junction endodeoxyribonuclease RuvC, with amino-acid sequence MQQTIRIMGIDPGLRRTGWAMVDALGNSLRFVGSGTIRSDEKCDLATRLKQLHEGLAAILHEMKPDEAAVEQTFVNKDAVATLKLGQARGVVMLVPALAGLPVAEYAPNAVKKTVIGVGHGDKTQIHMMVKVLLPKATFDTDDAADAIAIAICHAHHRQSAAGRLRLASA; translated from the coding sequence ATGCAACAGACGATTCGCATCATGGGTATCGATCCGGGCCTGCGCCGTACCGGCTGGGCGATGGTCGATGCGCTCGGCAACTCGCTGCGCTTCGTGGGATCAGGCACGATCCGGTCCGACGAGAAATGCGATCTGGCGACCCGTCTCAAGCAATTGCACGAGGGTCTCGCCGCCATTCTCCATGAAATGAAGCCGGACGAAGCAGCCGTGGAGCAGACATTCGTCAACAAGGATGCGGTCGCGACCCTGAAGCTCGGCCAGGCGCGCGGCGTCGTCATGCTTGTGCCGGCGCTCGCCGGCTTGCCGGTCGCCGAATACGCGCCCAATGCGGTGAAGAAGACGGTCATCGGCGTCGGCCACGGCGACAAAACGCAAATCCACATGATGGTGAAGGTGCTCCTGCCGAAGGCGACGTTCGACACCGACGATGCCGCGGACGCCATTGCCATCGCCATCTGCCACGCCCACCACCGTCAAAGTGCAGCCGGCCGGCTGAGGCTCGCGAGCGCATAG
- the ruvA gene encoding Holliday junction branch migration protein RuvA gives MIGKLKGTVDEIGEDHVVVDVHGVGYVAYCSGRTLAKLTAGEAVILQIETYVREDVLRLYGFTSPLEREWFRLLQSVQGVGSKVALAVLTTLTASELANAIALQDKATVARAPGIGPKVAQRIVTELKAKAPAFAGDAAGAIGFKQELGEGVASAPISDAVSALTNLGYSRDQAANAVAVAVKNAGEDADSAKLIRLGLKELARP, from the coding sequence ATGATCGGAAAACTGAAAGGCACGGTGGACGAGATCGGCGAAGACCATGTCGTCGTCGACGTCCACGGCGTTGGTTACGTTGCCTATTGCTCCGGCCGAACGCTGGCGAAACTGACCGCCGGCGAGGCCGTGATCCTCCAAATCGAGACCTATGTGCGCGAAGATGTGTTGCGGCTCTATGGCTTCACCAGCCCGCTGGAACGCGAATGGTTCCGCCTGCTGCAGAGCGTGCAGGGCGTGGGCTCCAAGGTGGCGCTGGCCGTCCTGACGACGCTGACGGCATCCGAGCTCGCCAATGCCATCGCGCTTCAGGACAAGGCGACCGTGGCGCGCGCACCGGGTATCGGACCCAAGGTCGCCCAGCGCATCGTCACGGAACTGAAGGCGAAGGCGCCCGCCTTTGCCGGCGATGCCGCAGGCGCGATTGGTTTCAAGCAAGAACTCGGCGAGGGCGTCGCCTCCGCACCCATCTCGGATGCGGTCTCCGCGCTTACCAATCTCGGCTATTCACGCGACCAGGCGGCGAACGCCGTCGCGGTCGCCGTGAAGAACGCCGGCGAAGACGCCGACAGCGCTAAGCTTATCCGTCTGGGGCTGAAGGAACTGGCAAGGCCATGA
- the ruvB gene encoding Holliday junction branch migration DNA helicase RuvB: protein MSDPARLIDAEKRGEDAEASLRPQTLDDFTGQAEARANLKIFIEAAKARGEALDHVLFVGPPGLGKTTLAQIMAKELGVNFRATSGPVIAKAGDLAALLTNLEERDVLFIDEIHRLSPAVEEILYPAMEDFQLDLIIGEGPAARSVKIDLANFTLVAATTRLGLLTTPLRDRFGIPVRLNFYTVPELELIVRRGARIMGLPMTEDGALEVARRARGTPRIAGRLLRRVRDFAEVARAEAVDRKVADEALTRLEVDALGLDQLDRRYLFMIAKNFGGGPVGIETIAAGLSEPRDAIEDIIEPYLIQQGFIQRTPRGRVLTANAWKHLGLNAPKDLEATQFRIQFDED from the coding sequence ATGAGTGATCCCGCTCGTCTCATCGATGCAGAAAAGCGCGGCGAGGACGCCGAGGCGTCTCTGCGGCCGCAGACGCTCGACGATTTCACCGGCCAGGCCGAAGCGCGCGCGAACCTCAAGATCTTCATCGAGGCCGCCAAGGCACGCGGCGAGGCACTCGATCACGTGCTGTTCGTTGGCCCGCCTGGCCTTGGAAAGACGACGCTCGCGCAGATCATGGCCAAGGAACTCGGCGTCAATTTCCGTGCGACATCCGGCCCCGTCATCGCCAAGGCCGGCGATCTCGCCGCTCTCTTGACCAATCTCGAAGAGCGCGATGTTCTCTTCATCGACGAAATCCATCGCCTCAGCCCGGCGGTCGAGGAAATTCTCTATCCGGCGATGGAAGATTTCCAGCTCGATCTCATCATCGGCGAAGGGCCGGCGGCCCGTTCCGTGAAGATCGATCTCGCCAATTTCACGCTCGTTGCCGCCACGACGCGGCTTGGCCTCCTCACCACCCCGTTGCGTGACCGCTTCGGCATTCCGGTGAGGCTCAATTTCTATACCGTTCCAGAACTGGAACTGATCGTCCGGCGCGGTGCCCGCATCATGGGCCTGCCGATGACCGAGGATGGCGCGCTCGAAGTCGCCCGCCGTGCCCGTGGCACGCCGCGTATCGCCGGCAGGCTGCTGCGCCGTGTGCGCGATTTCGCCGAGGTCGCGCGCGCCGAAGCTGTGGATCGCAAGGTCGCCGACGAGGCGCTGACGCGCCTGGAAGTGGATGCGCTCGGCCTCGACCAACTCGACCGACGCTATCTCTTCATGATCGCCAAGAATTTCGGTGGGGGCCCAGTGGGCATCGAAACGATCGCCGCCGGCCTCTCGGAACCGCGCGATGCGATCGAGGACATCATCGAGCCCTATCTGATCCAGCAGGGCTTCATCCAGCGCACGCCGCGCGGCCGGGTCCTCACTGCCAACGCTTGGAAACACCTCGGTCTCAACGCACCGAAGGATTTGGAAGCGACGCAGTTTCGCATTCAGTTCGACGAGGACTGA
- a CDS encoding NAD(P)-dependent oxidoreductase translates to MRVLVTGGTGYVGRFIVEAMLREGFEVIVAGRQPPEPDLFSAPIAFRPLDLDPDADRTALLEGIDWLVHGAFDHVEGKYRGGEGDDPARFSRLNRDGSIALFKTAKAGGVKRAVFLSSRAVYGTQGAPTLLTEATPARPETLYGQVKLDGERALSALASAEFVAASLRITGVYGAHRSGASHKWEKLFADFLDGQTIAPRVATEVHGFDVAQAVLLLLRYTDINAIAGRVFNVSDILLDQHDLLGRVAALSGIERQPPDPADRTSVDVMDCTVLKKLGWRPGGFDLLEETLPDLIRPR, encoded by the coding sequence ATGCGTGTGCTGGTGACCGGCGGAACGGGGTATGTCGGTCGCTTCATCGTTGAAGCCATGCTGCGGGAAGGCTTCGAGGTCATCGTCGCCGGCCGGCAACCTCCCGAGCCCGACCTGTTCAGTGCGCCGATTGCCTTCAGGCCGCTCGACCTCGATCCCGACGCCGATCGCACGGCCCTTCTCGAAGGCATCGACTGGCTGGTGCACGGCGCCTTCGATCATGTCGAGGGCAAGTACCGGGGCGGCGAAGGCGACGATCCGGCGCGTTTCAGCCGGCTCAATCGCGACGGCAGTATCGCCTTGTTCAAAACTGCGAAAGCCGGCGGCGTCAAGCGTGCCGTCTTTCTTTCAAGCCGCGCGGTTTACGGCACCCAAGGGGCACCGACACTACTCACAGAAGCGACGCCGGCAAGGCCTGAAACGCTATATGGGCAGGTGAAGCTCGATGGAGAAAGAGCACTCAGCGCCCTCGCCTCGGCCGAATTCGTGGCGGCCAGCCTCAGGATCACCGGCGTTTACGGTGCTCATCGGTCGGGTGCCTCCCACAAGTGGGAGAAGCTCTTTGCGGATTTCCTGGACGGTCAGACGATCGCGCCGCGTGTGGCGACGGAAGTGCACGGTTTCGATGTCGCGCAGGCCGTTCTTCTCCTTCTGCGGTATACCGATATCAACGCCATCGCCGGACGGGTGTTCAACGTTTCCGACATCCTGCTGGATCAACACGACCTTTTAGGCCGGGTCGCTGCGCTCTCGGGTATCGAGAGACAGCCTCCAGACCCCGCCGATAGAACATCGGTCGACGTCATGGATTGCACCGTGCTCAAAAAGCTCGGCTGGCGCCCGGGAGGCTTCGACCTGCTGGAAGAAACGCTGCCCGACTTGATCAGGCCTCGTTAG
- a CDS encoding glycosyltransferase: MSPHAYVTLVTNRDYAMGATALLRSIKLTGTTADLVVMHTGGVDRQALAPLVDLGAKLYPAELLELSDAFNEQHSRARIHADAPFTKGRKPAFHSPLDNFCKLRLWQMAQYERVVFIDADAIVIRNIDKLFAYPEFSAAPNVYESVADFHRLNSGVFVAEPSDATFDAMMARLDEPGAHWPRTDQTFLQTFFPDWHGLPVTMNMLQYVWFTMPALWNWGSVNVIHYQYEKPWETDHPKTDRLRPLIDLWQAYFTGANIPDIASLTNPAVADPAVD, encoded by the coding sequence ATGAGCCCCCACGCCTACGTCACGCTCGTCACCAATCGGGACTACGCGATGGGCGCAACGGCGCTCTTGCGGTCGATAAAGCTGACCGGGACCACCGCCGACCTCGTGGTCATGCATACGGGTGGTGTCGATCGGCAAGCGCTTGCGCCGCTCGTCGACCTCGGTGCGAAGCTCTATCCGGCCGAGCTTCTCGAGCTTTCGGATGCGTTCAACGAACAACACAGTCGCGCCCGGATCCATGCCGACGCCCCCTTCACCAAGGGGCGCAAGCCGGCATTTCATTCGCCGCTCGACAATTTTTGCAAGCTGCGGCTCTGGCAGATGGCGCAGTATGAACGCGTCGTCTTCATCGACGCCGATGCCATCGTCATCCGCAACATCGACAAGCTCTTCGCCTATCCGGAATTCTCCGCGGCACCGAACGTCTACGAGAGCGTCGCGGACTTTCACCGGCTGAACTCCGGGGTCTTCGTGGCAGAGCCATCGGACGCGACGTTCGATGCGATGATGGCGCGGTTGGATGAGCCCGGCGCGCACTGGCCGCGCACCGACCAGACCTTCCTGCAGACCTTCTTTCCCGACTGGCACGGCCTGCCGGTGACGATGAATATGCTGCAATATGTCTGGTTCACCATGCCCGCACTCTGGAACTGGGGCTCGGTGAACGTGATCCACTACCAATATGAGAAGCCTTGGGAGACCGATCATCCGAAGACGGATCGGCTGCGCCCGCTGATCGATCTCTGGCAGGCCTATTTCACCGGCGCGAACATTCCGGACATCGCATCGCTCACCAATCCTGCGGTCGCCGATCCTGCGGTCGACTGA
- a CDS encoding DUF2283 domain-containing protein, whose protein sequence is MTPDVTYDADANAAYIRFSRAAVLESEEVSPGIVFDFDSEGRIVGIELLDAKSRLPRDVLSPAA, encoded by the coding sequence ATGACACCGGACGTCACATACGATGCGGATGCGAACGCCGCCTATATCCGCTTTTCCCGTGCCGCAGTGCTCGAAAGCGAGGAAGTTTCCCCCGGCATCGTTTTCGATTTCGATTCCGAAGGACGCATCGTGGGCATCGAACTTCTCGACGCAAAGTCGCGACTGCCGCGCGACGTGCTGTCGCCTGCAGCCTGA
- a CDS encoding DUF4258 domain-containing protein, translating to MADKPIVYTHHAEHAMAERDIAQAWVEATVKAPDWVLPDETTIGAERRYRSIADRGNRILRVACLESDDHIRIITAFFDRKARRAT from the coding sequence GTGGCTGACAAGCCCATCGTCTATACCCACCACGCCGAGCACGCGATGGCCGAACGGGACATCGCTCAGGCGTGGGTAGAGGCGACGGTCAAAGCGCCCGATTGGGTTCTCCCCGATGAAACGACGATCGGTGCCGAGCGCCGCTATCGAAGCATCGCTGACCGCGGCAACCGCATCCTGCGGGTGGCTTGCTTGGAAAGCGACGATCACATCCGTATAATCACGGCCTTCTTCGACCGGAAGGCAAGGCGAGCGACATGA
- a CDS encoding NAD-dependent epimerase/dehydratase family protein has translation MKIAVLGGDGFVGWPTCLHLSAQGHEVHIVDNLSRRWIDTELGVQSLTPMDSIQERTRIWHQETGHRIRFHLIDIARDYDVFKHWLIEHRPEAVIHFAEQRAAPYSMKSDRHKNYTVNNNVNATHNLLNALVETDIDAHLVHLGTMGVYGYSTIGAAIPEGYLPVGIETLSGETVSQDILYPANPGSIYHMTKCLDQLLFQFYAKNDGLRITDLHQGIVWGTHTDQTRRHAQLINRFDYDGDYGTVLNRFLIQAAIGYPLTVHGTGGQTRAFIHIQDSVRCIEIALKNGPSRGDKVKIFNQMTETHRVRDLAEMIAKMTGAEIAYLPNPRKEAPENELIVRNEQFLALGLNPTTLAEGLLSEVVDVAKKFAYRVDRSRVPAVSAWTKDIAPTLNRDPEGKKLKSVS, from the coding sequence ATGAAGATTGCGGTACTTGGCGGCGATGGCTTCGTCGGCTGGCCCACTTGCCTCCACCTTTCGGCACAGGGCCATGAGGTTCACATCGTCGACAATTTGTCGCGCCGCTGGATCGATACGGAATTGGGCGTTCAGTCGCTGACGCCGATGGATTCGATCCAGGAGCGCACCCGCATCTGGCACCAGGAAACCGGTCACCGCATCCGTTTCCACCTAATCGACATCGCGCGCGATTACGACGTCTTCAAGCACTGGCTGATCGAGCATCGCCCCGAGGCCGTGATCCATTTCGCCGAACAGCGCGCCGCGCCCTATTCGATGAAGTCGGACCGGCACAAGAACTACACGGTCAACAACAACGTCAATGCCACGCACAATCTGCTGAACGCACTGGTCGAGACCGATATCGACGCACATCTCGTCCATCTCGGGACCATGGGCGTCTACGGCTATTCGACGATCGGCGCGGCGATCCCGGAAGGCTATCTGCCGGTCGGCATCGAGACGCTTTCCGGCGAGACGGTCAGCCAGGACATTCTCTATCCGGCCAATCCCGGCTCGATTTACCACATGACGAAATGCCTGGATCAGCTGCTGTTCCAGTTCTACGCCAAGAATGACGGGCTGCGGATCACCGACCTGCACCAGGGCATCGTCTGGGGCACGCATACGGACCAAACGCGCCGCCACGCGCAGCTGATCAACCGTTTCGATTACGACGGCGACTACGGTACGGTTCTGAACCGCTTCCTCATCCAGGCGGCGATCGGTTATCCGCTGACGGTCCACGGCACCGGCGGCCAGACACGCGCCTTCATTCACATTCAGGATTCGGTGCGCTGCATCGAAATCGCGCTGAAGAACGGCCCGTCGCGCGGTGACAAGGTCAAGATCTTCAACCAGATGACGGAAACACACCGGGTGCGTGACCTGGCCGAAATGATCGCGAAGATGACGGGCGCCGAGATCGCCTATCTGCCCAATCCGCGCAAGGAAGCACCAGAAAACGAACTGATCGTCAGGAACGAGCAGTTCCTCGCACTCGGCCTCAATCCGACCACGCTTGCCGAAGGTCTGCTGTCGGAAGTCGTCGACGTGGCGAAGAAATTCGCCTACCGCGTCGACCGCAGCCGCGTTCCGGCCGTTTCCGCCTGGACCAAGGACATCGCGCCGACGCTCAACCGCGATCCGGAAGGCAAGAAGCTGAAGAGCGTTTCCTGA
- the ybgC gene encoding tol-pal system-associated acyl-CoA thioesterase produces the protein MPMVLAGELTRDGHRLLQRVYYEDTDFSGVVYHARYLHFMERGRTDYLRLLGIAQRAMSETERLAFVVRHMDIDFKQPARMDDVLTIDTATVEARGARLTLSQTINRGSTVLIEAKVDVAVIDGQGRPRRLPADVAKAFAPR, from the coding sequence CTGCCGATGGTGCTCGCGGGGGAATTGACCCGTGACGGGCACCGGCTTCTTCAGCGCGTCTACTATGAGGACACAGATTTTTCCGGCGTCGTCTATCACGCGCGCTACCTCCATTTCATGGAGCGCGGCCGCACCGACTATCTTCGCCTTCTGGGGATCGCCCAGCGCGCCATGTCGGAAACCGAACGCCTTGCTTTCGTGGTTCGCCATATGGACATCGATTTCAAGCAGCCGGCCCGCATGGACGATGTTCTGACAATCGATACGGCAACCGTCGAAGCGCGCGGAGCCCGCCTGACATTATCCCAGACCATCAATCGCGGCAGCACCGTGCTGATCGAAGCGAAGGTCGATGTTGCCGTCATCGACGGGCAGGGGAGACCCCGCCGTTTGCCGGCGGATGTCGCAAAAGCATTTGCCCCACGTTGA
- a CDS encoding TrkH family potassium uptake protein, producing the protein MLLPMLADLVDGHEDWQVFGISAVLVGGLSLTVIAMTQGASVRFSPRFGFLLLNALWLSTSLVAALPLYFSSLDLTFGEAFFESVSGLTTTGATVIVGLDNLPPGILLWRSITHFVGGIGVVAMGLLLLPFLNVGGMQIFKLESSGATDSPFPRVRQFSIALIGFYVSITLACALAYNATGMSSFDSINHAMATVSTGGFATTDASFRNYNEGALIVGTVFMLIGAMPFAAFIRAIVLQSPRQAFDPQMPVLLGIIGLATAAITILALEHVDGPRWATVIHAAFNVVSVITTTGFVSADYDLWGPLAIMLIFTLTFLGGCSGSTSGGIKTYRLMVLFDALRVNLAQMIRPNAVRPVRFGRQPVTPRVVQSVAVFVGVYFAIFILVSVALAATGLDFTTAVTGSITALSNVGPGFGSIIGPAGTFEPVSEAAKWILSVAMLLGRLEILAVLILFSSSFWKNF; encoded by the coding sequence ATGCTTTTGCCGATGCTGGCCGATCTCGTCGATGGCCATGAGGATTGGCAGGTCTTCGGGATTTCGGCGGTGCTGGTCGGTGGACTGTCGCTGACCGTCATTGCCATGACGCAAGGAGCGTCTGTCCGGTTCTCCCCTCGTTTCGGCTTCTTGTTGCTGAACGCGCTGTGGCTATCGACGTCCCTCGTAGCCGCGCTTCCTCTCTATTTTTCTTCGCTCGATCTGACTTTCGGCGAGGCGTTCTTCGAATCGGTCTCAGGTCTCACGACGACCGGAGCGACGGTGATCGTCGGTCTGGACAATCTGCCGCCGGGGATCCTGCTGTGGCGTTCGATCACGCATTTCGTCGGCGGCATCGGGGTCGTGGCAATGGGCCTTCTGCTGCTTCCCTTCCTCAACGTCGGCGGGATGCAGATCTTCAAGCTCGAATCGTCCGGCGCGACCGACAGCCCGTTTCCGCGCGTCAGGCAATTTTCCATCGCCTTGATCGGGTTCTATGTCTCCATCACGCTCGCCTGCGCGCTCGCCTACAATGCCACCGGCATGTCGAGCTTCGATTCGATCAATCACGCAATGGCGACTGTCTCAACCGGTGGTTTTGCGACGACGGACGCCTCGTTTCGCAACTACAACGAAGGTGCGCTGATCGTCGGAACCGTGTTTATGCTGATCGGGGCGATGCCATTTGCGGCATTCATTCGCGCGATCGTATTGCAGAGCCCGAGACAGGCCTTCGACCCGCAAATGCCGGTTTTGCTCGGCATCATCGGACTGGCAACCGCGGCGATAACGATCCTCGCGCTTGAGCATGTGGACGGCCCGCGCTGGGCCACCGTGATCCATGCCGCGTTCAACGTCGTGTCGGTCATCACGACAACCGGCTTCGTCTCCGCCGATTACGATTTGTGGGGGCCGCTCGCTATCATGCTGATCTTCACGCTGACATTCCTTGGCGGCTGTTCGGGCTCCACGTCCGGCGGGATCAAGACCTACCGGCTGATGGTGCTTTTCGACGCGCTCCGGGTGAACCTGGCGCAGATGATCCGGCCAAATGCGGTTCGGCCGGTGCGGTTCGGCCGCCAACCCGTCACGCCGCGCGTGGTGCAATCGGTCGCAGTCTTCGTCGGCGTCTATTTCGCGATCTTCATCCTGGTCAGCGTCGCACTCGCCGCGACAGGTCTCGATTTCACGACGGCTGTGACCGGCTCGATCACGGCGCTCTCGAATGTCGGGCCGGGATTCGGGTCGATCATCGGACCCGCTGGCACGTTCGAGCCAGTGTCCGAGGCTGCAAAATGGATCCTGTCGGTGGCCATGCTGCTCGGACGACTGGAAATTCTCGCCGTTCTGATCCTGTTCAGCTCGTCATTCTGGAAGAACTTCTGA
- the tolQ gene encoding protein TolQ, which yields MEQVGLAATSEVTLWALFMEAGFVVKLVMVGLIGASIWTWAIIVDKIMSYGRVRRRLDNFEEIFWSGQSLEELYRTLSEQKTTGMGAIFVAAMREWKKSFERGARTPIGLQQRIEKAMDVTLARESEELESRLSSLATIGSAAPFIGLFGTVVGIMTSFQAIAGSQSTNLAVVAPGIAEALLATAIGLLAAIPAVIGYNKLIGDANKLTSRMEAFADEFSAILSRQIDEKLQPRQAAE from the coding sequence ATGGAACAGGTGGGTTTGGCGGCAACGAGCGAAGTGACGCTCTGGGCGCTGTTCATGGAAGCGGGCTTTGTCGTCAAGCTCGTGATGGTAGGGCTTATCGGAGCCTCGATCTGGACCTGGGCCATCATCGTCGACAAGATCATGAGCTACGGTCGCGTTCGCCGCCGCCTCGACAATTTCGAGGAAATCTTCTGGTCGGGCCAGTCGCTCGAAGAGCTGTACCGGACATTGTCCGAGCAGAAGACCACCGGCATGGGCGCGATCTTCGTCGCCGCCATGCGCGAGTGGAAGAAATCCTTCGAGCGCGGCGCCCGCACGCCGATCGGCCTGCAGCAGCGGATCGAAAAGGCCATGGACGTGACGCTCGCACGGGAATCGGAAGAACTTGAATCGCGTCTGAGTTCGCTTGCGACCATCGGCTCGGCGGCGCCTTTCATCGGCCTGTTCGGCACAGTCGTCGGTATCATGACCTCGTTCCAGGCCATTGCCGGTTCGCAATCGACTAACCTCGCGGTCGTCGCTCCAGGCATCGCGGAAGCGCTTCTTGCCACGGCCATCGGCTTGCTCGCCGCTATTCCAGCCGTCATCGGCTACAACAAACTGATCGGCGATGCGAACAAGCTGACGAGCCGCATGGAAGCATTCGCCGACGAATTTTCCGCCATTCTTTCGCGTCAGATTGACGAGAAGCTTCAGCCGCGCCAGGCGGCCGAGTAA
- the tolR gene encoding protein TolR — protein sequence MGMSVGKSGGGGSRRRRGGKRAPMSEINVTPFVDVMLVLLIIFMVAAPMLTVGVPIDLPESRANALNSESQPITVSINAEGQVFIQETEVAMDEIVPRLEAIAETGYEERIYVRGDQSADYGAVIQVMGRISAAGFTNMGLVSLQEQVN from the coding sequence ATGGGCATGTCGGTCGGAAAATCCGGTGGTGGCGGTTCGCGCAGAAGGCGCGGCGGCAAGCGTGCCCCGATGAGCGAAATCAACGTGACGCCGTTCGTCGACGTCATGCTCGTGCTTCTGATCATCTTTATGGTCGCTGCACCGATGCTGACGGTCGGGGTGCCGATCGATCTTCCGGAAAGCCGCGCTAACGCTCTGAACAGCGAAAGCCAGCCGATCACCGTTTCCATCAATGCGGAGGGTCAGGTCTTCATCCAGGAAACCGAGGTGGCGATGGACGAGATCGTACCGCGTCTCGAGGCGATCGCCGAGACGGGTTATGAGGAGCGCATTTACGTGCGGGGTGACCAGAGCGCCGATTACGGTGCCGTGATCCAGGTCATGGGCCGCATCTCAGCCGCCGGCTTCACCAACATGGGCCTCGTTTCGCTCCAGGAGCAGGTCAACTGA